A single genomic interval of Chitinivibrionia bacterium harbors:
- a CDS encoding NirD/YgiW/YdeI family stress tolerance protein yields the protein MRKIYLFFAVYFGALAFLPVYGQGGFVGPRGSETDIVGEKRITPVSVARTLRDDTWVFMQGNILRNVRHERYIFADNTGEIMLEIDSDVWQGMLIGANDRIEIFGEIDRNGRRVYVDVKSIRIIER from the coding sequence ATGAGAAAGATTTATTTATTTTTTGCTGTTTATTTTGGAGCGCTTGCTTTTTTACCTGTTTATGGACAAGGCGGATTTGTTGGACCGCGGGGTAGCGAAACGGATATTGTCGGCGAAAAAAGGATAACGCCCGTATCTGTCGCAAGAACCCTCAGAGACGATACTTGGGTATTTATGCAAGGAAATATTCTGCGCAATGTAAGGCATGAAAGGTATATCTTTGCCGACAATACCGGAGAAATTATGCTGGAAATCGACAGCGACGTCTGGCAAGGAATGTTGATAGGCGCAAACGACCGTATCGAGATTTTCGGCGAGATTGACAGAAACGGACGCCGTGTTTATGTGGACGTTAAATCAATAAGAATTATAGAGAGATAA